One segment of Bacillales bacterium DNA contains the following:
- a CDS encoding aminopeptidase, translated as MDHFETNLEKYAELVVKVALNIQEGQKLYINASIENADFVQSITRKAYRAGAKKVYPNLYDPMIRRITYEEAPKDGLAEFPQWRIDCFNELIDEGGAFLEVAALDPELLKGVDADRISIARKAEAKAKTRFQKAQTNGDISWSIVSVPSKNWAAKIFPDVPTKQQTDALWEQIFYTTRVDQDDPVAAWEKHIDKLTEKANYLNEKRFKALHYKAEGTNLTIQLADDHVWRAASFETKKGNRFLPNVPTEEVFTMPHKDGVNGTVSSTKPLNYQGSLIENFTLTFKNGEVVDFKAEKGEESLKNILEADEGSKRLGEVALVPHDSPISNSGLIFFNTLFDENASCHIALGRALLLNMKDAEAKSDEEMAAKGFNSSIMHVDFMIGSAELDIDGETFDGERVPVFRKGNWAF; from the coding sequence TTGGACCATTTCGAAACAAACCTGGAAAAATACGCAGAACTTGTTGTAAAAGTGGCATTGAACATCCAGGAAGGGCAAAAGTTGTATATCAACGCTTCGATCGAAAATGCCGATTTCGTGCAGTCGATCACGCGGAAAGCTTACCGCGCCGGGGCGAAGAAAGTTTACCCAAACTTGTACGATCCGATGATTCGCCGCATCACGTACGAAGAAGCGCCTAAAGACGGGCTGGCTGAGTTTCCGCAATGGCGTATTGACTGCTTTAACGAACTCATCGACGAAGGTGGAGCGTTCCTTGAAGTGGCCGCGCTCGATCCAGAGTTGCTGAAAGGCGTTGACGCCGACAGAATCTCCATTGCCCGCAAAGCCGAGGCTAAGGCGAAGACGCGATTCCAGAAAGCCCAGACGAACGGCGATATTTCCTGGTCGATCGTTTCCGTTCCATCGAAAAATTGGGCGGCCAAAATCTTCCCGGACGTTCCAACGAAACAGCAAACCGATGCACTTTGGGAGCAAATTTTCTATACGACCCGGGTCGATCAGGACGATCCCGTCGCCGCCTGGGAAAAGCACATTGATAAACTGACCGAAAAAGCGAATTATTTAAATGAAAAAAGATTCAAGGCGTTGCATTACAAAGCCGAAGGTACGAATTTAACAATTCAGCTCGCAGACGATCATGTATGGCGGGCAGCAAGTTTCGAGACGAAAAAAGGCAACCGGTTTTTGCCGAACGTGCCGACCGAAGAAGTTTTCACGATGCCTCATAAAGACGGCGTCAACGGCACCGTCTCAAGCACGAAACCGCTGAACTATCAAGGAAGCTTGATCGAGAACTTCACCTTAACGTTCAAGAATGGAGAAGTCGTCGATTTCAAAGCGGAAAAAGGCGAGGAATCGCTGAAAAATATTTTGGAAGCCGACGAAGGCTCGAAGCGGCTCGGCGAAGTGGCGCTTGTCCCGCACGACTCGCCGATCTCGAATTCCGGCTTAATCTTCTTCAATACGCTTTTCGATGAAAACGCTTCCTGCCATATTGCGCTTGGCCGGGCGCTGTTGTTGAACATGAAAGACGCCGAGGCAAAAAGCGATGAAGAAATGGCGGCGAAAGGTTTTAACTCCAGCATCATGCACGTCGACTTCATGATCGGTTCCGCCGAACTGGACATCGATGGGGAAACTTTCGACGGCGAGCGCGTGCCCGTCTTCCGCAAAGGCAATTGGGCGTTTTAA
- a CDS encoding sigma-70 family RNA polymerase sigma factor — protein sequence MHEEDRLKGLILQSNKDKAIQLLIDECMEDVKRFVFTYVKNWSYTDDIVQDAFLAVYLNLDTFKESASIKTWILSIAANKAKDFLKSWHYKKVSLTNQFFHQANNETPETLLLNNQENDEVSALIFSLPVKYREVIILYYYKDLSIKEISEVLGTGQSTVKTRLHRAKMKIGEKLRGDFFEE from the coding sequence TTGCATGAAGAAGATCGCTTAAAGGGATTGATATTACAATCGAATAAAGATAAAGCAATTCAATTGTTAATTGATGAATGTATGGAAGATGTTAAAAGGTTCGTTTTTACGTATGTGAAAAATTGGTCATATACGGATGATATTGTACAAGATGCTTTTTTGGCTGTTTATCTAAATCTTGATACGTTTAAAGAGAGTGCCAGCATTAAAACGTGGATTTTAAGTATTGCTGCTAACAAAGCAAAAGATTTTTTGAAGTCTTGGCATTACAAAAAAGTATCACTTACAAATCAATTCTTTCATCAAGCAAACAACGAGACACCAGAAACATTACTTTTGAACAATCAAGAGAATGATGAAGTAAGTGCTCTCATTTTTTCCCTTCCGGTTAAGTATCGCGAAGTGATCATTCTTTATTATTATAAAGATCTCTCAATCAAAGAAATCAGTGAAGTTTTAGGTACAGGTCAGTCAACCGTTAAAACAAGGCTTCATCGAGCCAAAATGAAAATCGGTGAGAAGTTGAGAGGTGATTTTTTTGAGGAATAA